A segment of the Neoarius graeffei isolate fNeoGra1 chromosome 5, fNeoGra1.pri, whole genome shotgun sequence genome:
AGAGAATTGATGAATTCAGTGTGAGgtggctttttgtttgttttttttccccaaaaaaaacgTTGGTTATTTTTCCTTCTTCAACATCACTGCATGAGTTCTCTGCATCAGATATGGAGTTGTCAGCTCAACGCGCTTCTTCACAGGAACTGACACATCTGATCTTCAGGAAACTGAGGTCAGACGTGTCATGTATCTCAGATTTGGTGGTTTGAGTAGATGCAGTggcacaaccaaaaaaaaaaaaagtgtcataaattaacttgtttttggtcAAGGAACTTGCCACCAAAAGTGCCTTGAACCGTTTCTAAACCATTTTATTCAGAACTAGCAGGACCTGTGGAGAAAGGAGTATGCAAATTAGAAATGCTGATTCAATGAATACTTGTCTAGTTTAGTTGCTTGCCATCTCGCATGCACACGCTCGCATGTGTCGACTTTCAGTTTGAGTCAAAAATACAGATGTATGTGACCAGCATCCAAACATGTCACAATCGAATGttaggttaccatgacaactATGATTTGTTCAATGCTGCAGTCAACTCTGTTAGCTAGCTGGTGATGTTAGCATGCAGGGTCTGCGACAAATTCACAGCTACTCGAGTGAGTCACTGTTTGGTTTCTGACGCAAGTTAGTGTTTTAGTACTCTAATGCATAGCCCCGCCCACTGATGTACTGAAAGTATTTTATCATAAATGAAAAATGTTAATCTCGCAAAATGTTAACAAATTTGATGTAAACGCACTCCAATAAAATGAGACACCTGGTTTGACTCCATAGTGAATGAGCATGGATTCCAGGGAGTCCAGAAATTGTGGTACTAACTGAAGTTTGGTGTTTTGTGCGCACGCAACCAGTCAGCGAGTGTTTATGGTAACCGCCTTGTCTTTTTTTCCACTTCCCTAGGATAAGATAACGGAGGAGAAAGTGCAGCAGCTGAAGGCCAGGTTCATGTCTGTCTACGACGTCACTGCTGACGGTCGCCTGCAGATCCAGGAAGTGAGACTCGCTTCCTTTAACCCACACTCCTTTATACGTCATTAACCTGGAGCAAAACTCGACTGCTTGATGAGCTTGAAAAATGTTCTGTCGCAAATTTAACATTGATTAATTTAGCCCTTGAGTTGCCCTCTGACTTGGACACAAACATGTTCTGGTGTTTGCATTCGCCTCATTGTCCTGCCTCTAATGTTTTTACAGTCGGAGTGTTAGTCCAGGAAACTTTTGTTTGCGTTTTTATGCTAGGTGGTCTTATGCTTGTCCACAAATTAGTAATTTGCACAATCATTTGTATTTTTAGTGAGCGTCCTAATCCAGAAATTAGGGTAATTTGCAAACTTCTAAGTGTTTTTACAGGAGATGTGCTACTCGAGGAATTACAGTAGTTTGCACTTTTGTGAGTGGGGTGTttgtgggtttaaaaaaaaaacggtgaACATGCTTGTCCAGAAAGTGTTCTTTTCCTTCATTTATTTGTAGTTTTTATGGTAGTTTGCAAATTTTTGGTCCTGTTTTTGTGGCTGGTCTGCTAGTTCAAAAATTACGGTAGCTTGCATATCTTGGTAGCGTTATTgtggtaggattttttttttttataaatatgtatatatgtttactttattgcaATTCACAGAACAGGAATTTGCTTCCATAGTGTGGAAAGTGACTTGCGAGGTGTGTAAAAGACTGCAACATGGATTCGTGGTTGGCTTAAAAGCCTCTTTACAGAAATCCTACATAATGCATGAGTGGTATTTGTTCCTCAATGTGATTGCTTCCTAATCACCAGTGTAATTATCCTGGAACCAAGTGCACCCACCATTAGAGCTCTTGAACCCGATACGCTGAAAAGATCAAGGAGAAATAACTTGCATCGTCATGTTCCAGAGAATCCAGATGGTTCTTTCTGAAGAATCCAAAGTGAAGGCTGCAGCAAGGACACGTTTTGTGTTCCTGACGTAATGTAGACTTGATCACCATCCAAGTAATTCCTGTAATGGAGAAGAGACAAAGGTTGACTGAGTTCTGGTGCCATCGTACCTGTGATCTGCAAGAATCCAGTCTCATTGTGTTTGACTTGAAAGTGGATGTAATCTCATAGGAATCTGATTTGAAGAGGTCGAGTCTGGTTGTTCCTGAAGAATCGTAGTTGCAGTTGCCAAGCAATATGAAAGAAAAGGACATGTtggtttgactttttttttttttttttttcgccacaGGAAAGGCATGAGTCATCATGTAGGATGGTGGTCTCAAGAAGAAAAAATATTAATCAGAGGCTGTTATTGTTAGTGAGCAGGTACCAAAATAACATTTGGCATTGACCCTTCGTTTAGTTTGAACCAGGCTTGATGCTAATGATTTACAGACTTTGTTTTGCAGTATCCTATCTTTGTTTCTTCTGCGCATTATCCTGCGAGACGTACAGAACCATCCGTCTGTTCAGCGTTAAGCACTCTGTTTTAATCTAATTTTAAACCATGGCCAGAAAAACAAAAGGTCATTACAGGAAATGCCATTACCCCGGGGCAGGATCAGGAACAGATTTCCATCTTCAGCTGGAAGTTGAAATCTCCAGATTTCTAACCTTTATCTTGTCTTCTGTGTGTTCTAGCTTGCCAATATGATCCTACCAGAAGAAGAGAACTTCCTGTTGCTATTCCGTCGTGAAGCTCCTCTGGACAACAGTGTGGAGTTTATGAAGGTCCCCCATCATCATCATGctttatattatttttaaaagtagACCTCCTTGATAAATAGGGTTCTTTTTTGTCTCTTGATAGATCTGGAGGAAGTATGATGCAGACAGCAGTGGTTATATATCTGCAGCAGAACTGAGGGTAGGAAAGTGATTTGTTCATCCAACACTAACCTCATGTTTCCACTGGCCTTTATTCATCTGATGGGGGACTTTATCTAAAGTGCTGTTCAGCTGAGGCACAATCCAAACCAAGCAGGCACTGTTTCAAAAAAGGGTTCTCTGGTCTcctttttcaaccaacagggaatgggttcttgaatcGGTTCTGTTCAGGAATCTTTGAACCTTGGTAATCAAGGATGTGTTATGAAAGAAGGGCATGGGACCATTTcacaatgggagtaaacagtagAGCAAGATAGCAGTGTGCATTGATTACCTgcgagtttttctgtttttgcagataTTTTTCAGtcccttttttctctttcttgcgTCCTTTTCCATTGCGTTCTCCATCGCTGCACTctacttcctctccaaactaataacACGCCCACCGATGTCatggttcatgctggaaaaaccagctctATTTTGGTTCCAACtgagaaccaacttttcaggttccaaatgactatttttggtcaaaatactCTGAATGGTTCAATATTTGGTGCGCGAATCAAaacggaacccgttccctgttggtcaaaaaggcgtACAAGTTCTAAAGGGCTTTCAAAAGAGCATCCACTTTGAATGGTTCATGATGGGAAAATCTTCAACCTGAAGAGGCCCTTTGGGGTGTGACACGCGAGCCGTTATTTAAGTATCTGGTTAGCAGTTCAAGGTTTATGGTTTTGTATCGACTCCAATGatgctactaccaccaccaccaccatgtttcacagatgttttGGCTCTGGACTATAATCATTCATTTTTCTCAACTCCTTTGCAACACTTGTTTAAATACGGGGTGATCTGGGTCTCTCATGTCCTTAAGACCTTGTTCCAGATCTCTCCAGGAATACTATACACTTTGTTTAACCAGACTGCAGCCTGGCCTTTCTGATGTTGAATGCGAACAATGGTTTGGAAGTCACACTGGCATTTTGTTCCATTTATGGCGGTCTCTGAGACATCCTTGATCTGTTAATTTTTTTCTATTCCTAAACACATTGTTTGGGCAACCTCTGCCATAAGGTTTGTCTTCCATAGGTTTCCTCAAGGTTTCTTTGGCTAAGTAAAGGTTCGAGTGTTCTAAAGAGCTtccattagggtttttttttttgtaatggggGAGGAATCCTCAACCTGACAAAGCCTTTGATGGTGACTCGTAGAACATGATAGTTTTATGGAAAAAATAACCtgctgagcagttgagggtttaCTTAATTTTGAATCAAGCCCAAGCCACAATGctacctccaccatgttttacaaatGACATGGTTGGCTCTGGACCATAATCCTCTGTTTTTCTCAGCAACATGACAATAAAGGTTCTAGCGCTTCTGTTTGGAACCATTCCAAACAGGGAGACCCTCAACCTGAAGAAACCCTTTAGGGTACTATGTGGAACCATAAATCAGAAAGTCCGATGCAGGTCGAAACGCTTTCGGCGTTTTCTCCACTCCGTTTGTCCTTCGAGTGTTAACGTTTAGTCCGCTCCATCGCAGGTCAGGTTCTGATTTATGCCTTGCAATCTTTTTCTTCGTTTCCAAACAACGTTGAGTCACAATTTGGTACCTTTCCAGGATCTTGCACAACAGTGCTCACAAAATTGTGTGCCAAGTCATGTCAAGCTTGTTTAGTGCCATTTAAGAGCGAGTCATGTCTCAGGTTTTCCAGTTTAACAGTACTAGAGTATATCCAAACTAGTTGTTCTATTTCTTCGCTGAATGTGATGGACACGTATATTGGGTGACATTTCAACAATAAGGCCATCAACAGTAGTTCAATGCAGCCAACATTATGGTCCATGCAGGACTTGTCTGTACGCAGTGAGAAACGGGTATGattggagtccatttctgtccctcaaggtcCAATCTGCACTAATGTACCCCAAGGGCTCATgactggacttcaaggtaactgtgtACCTTTTTCGGGCCAGAAAGATACACATGTTCCCAAGTTTTCAAATAAGTACCTCGGAGGATACGACCCCGGTGACAAGCTGGTGTATCCcgaaagaaacaataacatactTTATTTTTTGAGTGTAATTTGGTTTATTAAAGATGTGTAACAGTAATTATTCCTTTTGCAGAACTTTCTGAAGGATCTTTTTCAACAGCACAAAAAGGAAGTGTCCCCCGACAAGCTGGATGAATACACGGATACCATGGTaaataaaatcccccccccccccccccactgatcAATAACCTTGAAGAAATCAAGCCCTTAAAACTAATTGGTGTGTAAGATTAGCATTGGAGAGATTCTGTTCTGTCTTGCTTTATCAGTGGGTAATCAAGGCCTGGTTCTGGTTTTTCTCTGGCTTGTATTTAAAGGAAGATAAATCCAATAATGAATGTTGGGCTTTTAAACACATTCTCAATGCGACTGCCTGCAGTGCTGCAACTGTGCAACTCCCAAAGGCACTGAAGCTGTTCAAGTAGAatggggtttttctttttttttcctccgagAACCTTTCCTGTTGATTGACATTTATGTCTATCGATTGTAATGTAATAACAATTTGCACTGACATTTATTgttcagacgtgtgtgtgtgtgtgtgtgtgtgtgttggctaaGAACTTTTAGAAAGTCGTGAGTTCCAGTTTCACATCCTGGGGCTTTTTGTACTGTAATTAATTTCAGGAGACTTGGGTGAAAGGCCAGCCACTAATTTCAGTCATTTATCCATCAGTGACTGTTCTCACCCAATGGGAACTGATCCATGTGAAAAGAACGAAGAGGAACGATGTGAACAGTGCCTTCAGTTAAAGAGCTAAATGTTTGCTATAATTTAAGGAGATTGAAACCTATATTGGAATCTCGGCCCTTTTCATATCTTGCTTTGGGTGACTAAATGAACAtggctttgaatttttttttttttttttttttaaataaatggtcATGGTTAGTGCGTCATTGTAATTAATGACTTTTTTTGATGTTTTGAAAGCATCACATGATGACTTGTCAGAACTATATAATCCGACCATGTTTTAGTCTCTGCTTGATTTCAGGcctttgtggatttttgttttttgGTCCTGCCTCAAAGGTCCAAAATTTGGAACCAAATACTCGTGCTTTGGGGTATTGTCCTGTGCTGCAAGCTGAAACACCATCCAGGTCCATGATATTCAACGCTTTAACATCAGTGGATCCACTGTGTCCTATTTGACCTGGATCTGGGACAGATTCACAAACAGGGCTGGTACTGTCAACTCTGTTGGTTGTATGCATATACAACACTTTTTAGTTTGTTTCGAAATTATCCTGCTGCTGCAGTCACAGGAATGTCCGGAGCAATTACTAAAGAGATCCAGGTCCACTGGTATGTCCAAGCCATGGTGGTACCACCACCACTGTGTTTCACAGACAGTGTGGCATTTCTGAGCTACCAGTGGTTTAAAAGTCACTGTGGTGTTGTCCTCTGTTTATGCCAGTTTGTGACCCATCCGTGCTGAGGTCCCTGATCTGTTTAAACTCTGTCATGTTTGGACACAATATGCTGCGATCTTCCATAGTCCCTTTCTATTACTAAGCAACATTGTCCTCTAGAAGCGGTTCTCCCAGACAAAAATAAAGCATCATCCattctgaaattttttttttcctcactagcgTGCATTATTCATGTTCAACATTAGGCTGCGAAACATCACCCAGTTTCGTGACTTTTCAAAATGTGCTTTGTCTGATTGCAAGATCCTGTAGATCAGTTAACGCTCCAATTTCTTAAACCAGCATTCTACAGACAGCATGGGCATTTTTTAAATATCTGAAACTTAGACTTTAGTGACTGACCTTCGGAAACACCAACATTTGTGACCCCAACTACAGTACCTTCCAATGCCTCTGCTGATCTCCCCAAACTTTGTTGGGTCCCCCCCAGATTTTTCAACCTCAGTGGGGTGTTTTTCAACGAAGGCAACAAATGGCACATCTCGAGTCCGATCTAGAATGTTTTGTCTCTTGCAGAAGAATCCTGACAACTGAAAAGCTCGAGTCCAAATACGTTTGGTCCAACTGAAATTGAGTCACAATGTAGAAATTGGGTTGTGGTTCCTTTTGAGTTCTTCGAATATACATCTTCACTGGGAGACCCAAAGATTACAAGTGAGGCATTCAGTTTCCTTTCTCAAGGATCCAGCTATGATGACCACCTTGCCTTTGAATGTCTTTGAACTGGAGCTAACATTCTGGACTTGATCCTTGTACTCATTGTGTCCTGTCAAAGACAATGGACTTGATCTAAATGCACTGAGAAACACAAACTCTAGCCACCCTGATGTCCTGTCAACAATCTCTGTGATGGTATGCATGTTCCAGGGCTTCTGTCTCAGCCCCTGCTTTCCCAGGCTGCACCATTAAACCACCAGCACTGGACTTTATTGCTGTATCGAATGGATGTTCCAAatgggggaggtgtgtgtgtgttgctgttgAGCCTGTTTATGGGGAGAGAATTCAATCAGGGAGTAGATTGAACAGTAGCAGACACCACCTGAGTACTCGCCATGTCTCTGCTCGGCAGGAAGGGTAAATGTATTCCAGTCTTGTGAGAGCTGGATGATGGGAAGCTGATGGAACAGGAAGTAGGGTCAAATGCCGAGTCCACCGTCTTGTTCCTACTATATTGTCCATCATTTTCAGACAGATCTTGAAATTAGATTCAGACTTGTGGACTATATTGTGTTAACATGTTGATTGTTTTGCTTGGCAGATGAATGTATTTGACAAGAACAAAGATGGCCGCTTGGATCTGACTGATTTAGCGAGGTAAGACTGGGAGTTAATGTTTTCTGGTCAGCTTGATGAGGCCAGTGAGTGGCGTGTTGTAAATTGTTGAAGCAATGACTGCAAGCAAGGAACCACAGAAGACAGTGAAGCACTCGGTGACAAACAGTTGCACCACATCTAATCTATTCCAAATCCAAGACTGTCTGAATCAGGACAAGTCTTCCTTTGTGCTGCTGTTTTAAAAACATTTACCATACTTGGTTCATCAAAGAAATTTCTTCACTGATGAGACAAATTATGATTTGTGCTTGATTGATTATTCGACCCAAAATCTGGATGAAATGTACCTTGAGCGTGACTGATTGCTCATATCAATACAattctgagctttttttttttttaaacgatgcaggTTTTTTGTATCGTGGCGTCCGATCAATATTAAGAAAAGTAATGACGGAGGCCAAACCTTCTTGACAAAGCTTGACACAAAGTGGCCGCACCTTCTTGACTGCGATTGATTGATTCGcttaggccacacctctttttttCCTCTGATCCATATGCACGGAGGTCATGTCTTAAATAGGACCAGCAAACTCGAGGTCAGGGACCTTATATCTGATGCTGAAACTGACGGGCACAGAGGCCATATCTTCTTAACAAAGTTCATGTAGAGAAGCCACACATCTTGTACTCTGATTGATTAATAGGTACGTAGGTCAAGTCTTTTAATGGGACCGGCAGACTCGAGGTCTGGGACTTAACATCTGACACTGAAACTGactggtacagaggccacacctcctttatcgaAACTCTgtcccactgaaggaggtgtggtgttTGTACCTGGCAATTGCGGTGAAGGTGTGGCTTAGATGCATTAATCACACTGTTGATGTTCGATGGTGTTCACTTGGTCATCGTTGTTCCTCCTCCAGAATCCTGGCTCTCCAGGAGAACTTCCTCTTGCAGTTCAATATCGACGTAAGTATGAATGAGTTCGGCATTTTTTTTGTGTCAACCTCTGACAGGGTTTCTGATTTGATGGAAGCGCTTATCCCTTCTGTTTCTTTTCTTCCTCCTCAGGCGACCTCTCGGGAGGAAAGAAAACAGGACTTTGAAAAGATCTTCGCTCATTATGATGTTGTAAGTTCCACAGGCATGTGCTGGGTGTATAATTGGGCTGTGATGTTGCAGTACTTTTATCAGTATACGGATGTGATCCAAAGAAAGAACAAATATTTTACCAAATTGTGGTTGATGTGATGGTTGACAATCATTCATCCGACATTCACACTAAATGTGGTACGAGCCTCAGAACTCACTCTGGTGGCTTTGCAACTATTAGGTCCTTCGGAATGCTTCACCTTGCAAATTTTGTTTCAAAGGGCTGCAGAACACTCGCTTCGACTGCTCTCATACCTtcgtaaatttatttatttttttaaatgattcaatAATTTACATAAGTAAAATAATTTTCGGCTGGCCATGGGTTAGAGAagcggctttgggaccaaaaggttgctggtttgattccctagaccagcaggaatggctgaaatgcctttgagcaaggcacctctcccccaactgctccccaggctgctctgggtgtgttgtacgtcgctctgggtaagagcatctgctaaatgccattaatgtaattttaAAAATTGAACAATACCATGAGGGAGCTCAGGTAGATGCTTTACTTGGGGTGGGGTGTCTTTTGTTGCAAAAAAAATAGTGACTGCTTTCATTTGAACATATCCAACACACTCCATCTCTTTTTATACCTTGTGTTCAACAGCGTCACTCAAGTCACATGAAAATACGGTCAATAGCTAACATACTTTTCATGCTCTGGCACTAATTAGCATGCAATTCCTTCCCTCCGAGTTTCACAAAATATATGATGCACGTCACAAACTCACCTGAAACACCCACAGTTTCCAACTTCTTAGTCCATGCTtggttttcatttttatttgcgCCCCGTATGCAAACAGGACATGTCATAACACGGAAACCCGTCACCATGATCGGTTTCCCCTTCATGGTCGAGTACAGTTTGAACAGCACCACAATTTCCTAAAAAGCAATCTTGTATTCTTTAGAGTGGAGCACTTCTAATTTCTGATTGGTTGCTGCTGAACTATGACTCATTACCATGAATTTGCCTGAACTTCAAACTTTAATCTGATGCCCCACCGCACAAGATGGTCTCGTCATCGAGAGATGCTGGTTCACACACAAAAGAATGACTTCTGGTTATTATACCCTACTCTGAAGGATACTGGTTAACCTCCGTCTGTCCGAaacgccctttttctcagcaactgcaaATCATAGCCGCTTGGGGTGTGAatatcgttttcaggtctgtcccacatcgacttcctgtcttCCAGACCACATGCATTTACGAAACCtacagggtggatttacaaaacttATCacgcttttctcagcaactacaaactcGACTGCTCTTGTACTTGTTTCCAgggttatttgttgaagtcaacattcacaaGTGTCCTCTTCCTTTGATTGATTGCATTCCgatatataagcgagagcgggaggGATAAGTGAGCagcagctcacagttgatcttgttttggcACATTTTTATTGTTTGGTGTGAATGACCAAGGACTCAAACTGGTGCTCGAATGAAGTCAAATGAATAATAATTGTAAAGTAAGCATCCCACTGCAAAGAAAGTCCTGGTTTACCGTATTAATTTCAAGAGGAGGAATAAAAGAGAATCTGGTGAGGGAAAGggcatttatagctgctataatgtaagtaagAACAGGAAGTCACCTGTATCAGCAGATCTAACATTAAATTTCAGCAGTGTAgaataactttatttttttttctctcaatgtAATCATTTTCAAATTCTGTCTGGAAGAGTAGTCATCATGACTCCAcccagaagttgattattttctgataacatCATGATTTATTCCTTCACTGTTTCTGTAACCGTGACGTTTTAGTCGCTGTAAATGGCTGCTTGTTGTTACAGAGTAAGACGGGCGCTCTGGAGGGACCAGAGGTGGATGGATTTGTCAAAGACATGATGGAGCTGGTCAGGGTGAGTGGGTTAATCATTACACCGGTGTGTGTGAATATGGAACAGTGGAACAGATGTCCCAGAGGCACAATTAACATTTCGTTCATTTTTGTGTTTGCCTTTATTCAGCGGAAGCTTTAATCCTGTTAAACTGAGCAAAAGGATTTAATCTCGCAACCATGTTGTTTGACCAAATAGTCAGTTCATCAAGGATATAATAAAATTCAGCATGATCATTCTTCCTCAGAGAAACCCACAATAAGAGCACTTGAGCTAGAATTGTTCCCAGATCTTCTCCAAACATTCTGAGAAACTACCAGAAGCTCCTCAGTGCTGCTCAGAGCTCCAATCGAAGACTGCTGTAAAAGGTGTATGAGGAAGGATTGTCCAAATTTAGCAAGACACAGTCTCTAATGGTGAAGTTGAAATCGTGTTTGAATTATTGTTTTGTACTCCTTGATTAAATTCCCACCCATCTACACAAAGCTCCGCCCCAGCGCTAAAGCTGGCCGACTTGGAAAAACTGAGTCATGACGCTAACGATGCATGGTTCTGCTCTGATTCTGATTTACGAGGAGGATGATGAAGAATAACTCCAGTCCTGTTCTCTGAGCTGCTTGAAAGTCAAGTTATAACACAAAGGTGCAAAATTTGACTTGGGAAGATGGACAAGAGTTCCATGGCTGCATTGTGAGCGTGTGCTGATTTGAGACTGAGATGGGGCGGAGTGATTGTGTTGGGGGTGTGTCTATAAAATGATTGACTCAACACAACCAAGCATTCCGGACAGGTTTACTCAACTCGGGTTAATAAGAAATAAAAGCAAATCGACTGTCGCACCTTTTTAAATTAAACAATTGACAGGGAAAATTGTTCAAAATTAgtctaaaaaaaaagtcataactcGAAGCTTTAACAGTGCATGCTTGTGCTCATGACTGGTAAAAAATAATGGCAAAATAAAACCACTGCGTATGTTTTTGTTACTGATCCcatcatacactcactggccactttaataggaacttgttgattcgaggatccctgttcttggctgcaggagtggaacccagtgtggtgttctgctgttgcatgctgagatgcttttctgctcaccacaattgtaaagagtgattatatgagttactatatccttcctggcaaaaaaaaagcttgaaccaatctgtccatttccccctgaccttctcatcaacaaggcgtttgtttccacccacagaactgtcgctcactcgctcagtgttttttgtttttggcaccgttctgtgtaaactctggagaCTGGTGTGtgagaaccccagga
Coding sequences within it:
- the LOC132886384 gene encoding secretagogin-like; translation: MDCALDQMDAAGFLRIWHHFDADDNGYIEGKELDAFFRHLLIKLGPGDKITEEKVQQLKARFMSVYDVTADGRLQIQELANMILPEEENFLLLFRREAPLDNSVEFMKIWRKYDADSSGYISAAELRNFLKDLFQQHKKEVSPDKLDEYTDTMMNVFDKNKDGRLDLTDLARILALQENFLLQFNIDATSREERKQDFEKIFAHYDVSKTGALEGPEVDGFVKDMMELVRPSLSGPELDQFRVVLLRHCDVNQDGKIQKNELALCLGVKPKL